The segment CGGCTTACCTGACGGTGACCGGTGACGTCGTCACGCAGGCGATCCAGCTGGCCTCGGCGCGCGCGCAGATCGACGCGGTCAACGACCTGCTGGTGACCGATCGGCATAACCTCGCGCTGGTGCAGGGCGCGAAGACTTACGGAAGCGCCACCAGGGGTGACATCGCACTCGCACAGAGCCAGCTCGCCCAGGACGAGACCCTGCTGCCGCCGCTGGCACAGCAACGCGACACGGCGAAGCATGCGTTGTCCGTGCTGGCCGGGCAGGGCCCCGCGGACTGGGTGCCGCCTGACTTTGACCTCGCGGATTTCAAGCTGCCGTCGGCGCTGCCGCTCAGCGTGCCGTCGGAGCTGGCTCGCCAGCGGCCGGACATCCTTGCCGCGGAATCCCAGCTGCATGCCGCCAGTGCGGCGATCGGCGTGGCGACGGCCGACCTGTACCCGCACCTGCAACTCTCCGGCGCGCTGACCCAGGCCAGTGCGGGCACAGGTGTCGGCACGTTATGGGGCATCGTCGGTGCGCTGACCGGACCGATCTTCGACGGCGGCACGCTGCAAGCCAACCGTCGGGCGTCCGTGGACGCGTACCAGGTGTCCCTGGCGAATTACCGGCAGACGCTGCTGGTGTCGTTGGGCCAGGTGGCGGATGTGCTGCAGGGCATCGACCACGATGCCGAGGAATACGCGGCGCAGGGCCGGGCGCTCGATGCGGCCGAAGCCAGCCTGCAACTGAGCCAGGAAGGGTTCCGCGCGGGTGATGCCAGCGTGCTGGCGGTGCTGGATGCGCAGCGGGCCCGCCAGCGCGCCCTGATCGGCCAGATCCGTGCGCGCACCGCGCAGTACCTGGACGCCGTGCAGCTCACGGTCGCCCTTGGCGGCCGCTCGGACAAGGCGTTCCTGCGCAGGGCTGGCGAGGCGACGCCCACCGCACCTTAAGGAAGGAGGTATTTCCAACAAGGCACGCCGCCGGCGGACGGCGTACCGTGGCGGGACCCAGGGCGCCCCGGAGA is part of the Luteibacter pinisoli genome and harbors:
- a CDS encoding efflux transporter outer membrane subunit produces the protein MKTARLNHARRTALAAVLGGATLALLTGCMVGPDYQRPGDTMSTHYDTGAEQQLDHPRADGAPRVDFDATIDADWWMLFHSPRLDAVVKKAIDGNLDLDAASATIAQADEAIAAAGGALQPQVGFGAQAGRQRTGFGAGRATSNVYSVGPTVSFDLDLFGGTRRRIEETTAAADIQRHRFDAAYLTVTGDVVTQAIQLASARAQIDAVNDLLVTDRHNLALVQGAKTYGSATRGDIALAQSQLAQDETLLPPLAQQRDTAKHALSVLAGQGPADWVPPDFDLADFKLPSALPLSVPSELARQRPDILAAESQLHAASAAIGVATADLYPHLQLSGALTQASAGTGVGTLWGIVGALTGPIFDGGTLQANRRASVDAYQVSLANYRQTLLVSLGQVADVLQGIDHDAEEYAAQGRALDAAEASLQLSQEGFRAGDASVLAVLDAQRARQRALIGQIRARTAQYLDAVQLTVALGGRSDKAFLRRAGEATPTAP